A stretch of Imperialibacter roseus DNA encodes these proteins:
- a CDS encoding response regulator codes for MQKGRRIFLIDDDEIFLMISTVNLKTVCSDVEILTATNGQEGLLQLNSAQPNVILLDVNMPVMGGWEFLEKLSDVGIGVNLDFPIYITTSSVDPEDKRRAQLHPLVKGFIEKPLTAEKIREMEIC; via the coding sequence ATGCAAAAGGGCCGGAGAATTTTTTTGATAGATGATGACGAGATATTTTTGATGATCTCCACAGTGAATCTGAAGACTGTTTGCAGCGATGTGGAGATCCTTACGGCAACCAATGGGCAGGAGGGCCTGTTGCAACTCAACAGTGCCCAACCAAATGTGATTCTTCTGGACGTGAATATGCCAGTTATGGGGGGCTGGGAGTTTTTAGAAAAACTCTCTGACGTCGGCATTGGAGTAAACTTGGACTTCCCGATTTACATTACCACCTCATCAGTGGACCCGGAGGATAAGCGAAGGGCCCAGCTCCATCCACTCGTTAAAGGTTTCATTGAAAAACCACTCACGGCTGAGAAAATAAGAGAGATGGAAATATGCTAG
- a CDS encoding ABC transporter permease: MSSNPPRWADRFLEWYCHPDLLEDLQGDLYEVYQKRRTENGKRAADLTYVWLVIRSLRISAIGKSKRLKNSIFMMTANNFKIAFRVLARDKVNTAINLVGLTIGIACFLLMGLYVKQELSFDQFHSKKDRIYRSWLKEDYGEGKIFFNSITPLRFRDLFEQNFPEVESAAQLVIENHLVGRGEGRLDERIAVLSPNFFQVFDFEIMKGNKEAPFPGLRSIIVSESYARKYFGDEEAMGKTMSLQIGESIEDFTVSAIMADIPHESSIQFDIAISTENNRQLYGQGSMNAWFSIIPENYVLLKEGASVESVDAKMQDVVMGYLSEEVERGQYNIGLQPLTDIHLNPDVPAGYAPVSNPQYVYILGAIGLLVLIIACINYATLSIGQSLRRAREVGMRKVLGAGQSTLVVQYLSESLLLALIAMTVGTVLTILLVPTFNALTGTQIFFTFKWWHLLAYLGVGLAIGVAAGIYPAFVLSGFRIVSILRGGSQGGGRHVARKGMLVFQFLVTVFLISTTLIMRKQVSFMQEKDLGFTYKSVVSVRLQPDPAAQRLTQVIASGMENGKLLKAALQKHPDVTDIGMATHMFGSNGWTQLAYTDDKNVFRRFAFLNVDANYLKSFGIKVKEGRDFEEGNGLDERQSIIINQAAADYFGLENPIGDKLPGKEFGEHRIIGVTDNFNFTSLHSQVEPLVIAENAMPILQGISDFNVEDSPVPKLVFTYTGSNLAEVQDILGKEWEAIFPNEALDFSFVDEKIQQQYENEARLNKLITVATILSIVIAILGLLGLMVLVVNSRIKEIGIRKVMGATPITIFALLSKSFISQLLVAIVLSVPLTLWLISKWLANFAYRTEIGVGLFVVSGMTALLVAALVIVYHTLRASRINPVESLRVE, translated from the coding sequence ATGAGTTCCAATCCTCCGAGGTGGGCCGATCGGTTTCTGGAGTGGTATTGCCACCCCGACCTTCTGGAAGACCTGCAGGGCGACCTGTATGAAGTTTATCAAAAACGCCGGACTGAGAACGGAAAGAGAGCCGCTGATTTGACGTACGTATGGCTCGTGATTCGGTCGCTCAGAATTTCGGCTATAGGAAAATCGAAAAGACTCAAAAACTCAATATTTATGATGACCGCCAACAATTTCAAAATTGCTTTTAGGGTGCTGGCCAGAGACAAAGTCAACACAGCTATCAACCTGGTAGGCCTGACCATTGGCATTGCCTGCTTTCTGCTGATGGGGCTCTATGTGAAGCAGGAGCTAAGCTTCGACCAGTTTCATAGCAAAAAAGACAGAATTTATCGCAGCTGGCTCAAGGAAGACTATGGTGAGGGTAAAATCTTTTTCAACTCAATTACTCCTCTTAGGTTCAGAGACTTATTTGAACAAAACTTTCCTGAAGTCGAAAGTGCGGCTCAGTTGGTGATTGAAAACCACCTTGTAGGCAGAGGTGAAGGTCGTCTCGATGAACGAATAGCCGTGCTCAGCCCGAATTTTTTTCAAGTATTTGATTTCGAAATAATGAAAGGGAATAAAGAAGCTCCATTCCCCGGGCTCAGGAGTATTATCGTCTCTGAAAGCTATGCAAGGAAGTACTTTGGCGATGAGGAAGCAATGGGCAAGACCATGAGTCTTCAAATTGGTGAGAGCATTGAAGATTTTACTGTCTCAGCTATCATGGCAGATATCCCGCATGAATCCAGCATCCAGTTTGATATTGCAATTTCCACTGAAAATAATAGACAACTGTATGGACAAGGGTCTATGAACGCCTGGTTCAGCATTATCCCTGAGAACTACGTTTTGTTGAAAGAGGGCGCCAGTGTAGAAAGCGTTGATGCAAAAATGCAGGATGTGGTGATGGGGTACCTCAGCGAAGAGGTAGAACGAGGCCAGTACAATATTGGCTTGCAGCCGCTCACTGACATCCACCTCAATCCCGATGTACCGGCTGGCTATGCACCGGTAAGCAACCCTCAATATGTGTACATACTTGGTGCCATCGGTTTGCTGGTGCTCATTATAGCTTGCATTAACTATGCAACGCTTTCAATTGGGCAGTCTCTGCGCAGAGCCCGTGAGGTGGGCATGCGAAAAGTGCTGGGTGCCGGACAAAGCACGCTGGTGGTGCAATACCTGAGCGAAAGCCTTTTACTGGCGTTAATTGCCATGACTGTCGGCACGGTTCTCACAATCCTGCTTGTTCCAACATTTAACGCCTTAACGGGAACCCAAATATTTTTCACGTTCAAGTGGTGGCATCTGCTCGCTTACCTGGGTGTTGGGCTGGCCATAGGTGTCGCTGCCGGAATTTACCCGGCCTTTGTGCTGTCGGGTTTTCGCATCGTATCCATTTTGAGGGGAGGAAGCCAGGGCGGTGGAAGGCACGTGGCCCGAAAGGGCATGCTGGTGTTTCAATTTCTCGTTACTGTTTTTCTCATCAGCACCACACTGATCATGAGAAAGCAGGTAAGCTTCATGCAAGAGAAAGACCTGGGATTCACTTACAAATCTGTTGTTTCTGTTAGGCTTCAGCCGGATCCGGCTGCGCAGCGCCTTACTCAGGTGATAGCTTCGGGCATGGAAAATGGCAAACTGCTGAAGGCGGCATTGCAAAAACACCCCGATGTTACCGATATTGGCATGGCCACCCACATGTTTGGCTCGAATGGATGGACGCAGCTTGCTTACACCGACGACAAGAATGTGTTCAGACGCTTTGCCTTCCTGAATGTTGACGCCAATTACCTGAAGTCATTTGGGATAAAAGTCAAGGAGGGCAGGGATTTTGAAGAGGGAAATGGCCTCGATGAGCGCCAGTCAATTATCATTAATCAAGCGGCGGCCGACTACTTTGGGCTCGAAAATCCGATTGGCGACAAACTGCCAGGTAAAGAGTTTGGTGAACACCGGATCATTGGTGTGACTGATAATTTCAACTTCACTTCCCTTCATTCCCAGGTGGAGCCACTCGTGATAGCCGAAAACGCTATGCCAATTTTGCAGGGAATCTCCGACTTCAATGTGGAAGATTCGCCGGTTCCCAAGCTCGTGTTTACTTACACTGGATCGAACCTGGCGGAGGTGCAGGATATTCTTGGTAAGGAGTGGGAGGCAATTTTCCCAAATGAGGCTCTGGATTTCAGCTTCGTTGATGAAAAAATACAACAGCAGTATGAAAATGAAGCAAGGCTAAACAAGCTGATTACCGTAGCAACAATCCTCTCGATAGTCATTGCAATTTTAGGCCTGCTTGGCCTTATGGTACTGGTTGTGAACAGCCGCATCAAAGAAATTGGCATTCGGAAAGTGATGGGTGCTACTCCAATTACAATTTTTGCATTACTTTCTAAAAGCTTTATTTCTCAGCTGCTAGTCGCTATTGTGTTGTCGGTGCCGCTCACCCTTTGGCTGATTAGCAAGTGGCTGGCAAACTTTGCTTATCGCACCGAAATTGGCGTTGGGCTTTTCGTTGTTAGTGGAATGACCGCACTTTTAGTGGCTGCGTTGGTCATTGTCTATCATACTTTGCGTGCGTCACGCATCAACCCTGTTGAAAGCCTGAGGGTGGAATAG
- a CDS encoding PadR family transcriptional regulator — protein MKRESLGELEELVLLTVGSLAGQAYAVTILEEIAEQAGRKPDVTAIHSVLRRLEAKGFVTSSMGGATADRGGRRKRFFTLTVAGRKVIDETMLVRMGLYKKLLTILGS, from the coding sequence ATGAAAAGAGAATCATTGGGCGAACTTGAGGAGCTTGTGCTTTTGACCGTGGGCTCATTGGCAGGGCAAGCCTACGCTGTAACTATCCTTGAGGAAATTGCCGAGCAAGCTGGTAGAAAGCCCGATGTTACTGCCATACACTCAGTGCTCCGACGGTTGGAGGCCAAGGGATTTGTCACATCGTCGATGGGCGGCGCCACTGCCGACAGGGGAGGAAGAAGAAAACGCTTTTTTACGCTAACAGTAGCCGGCCGCAAAGTGATCGATGAAACGATGCTGGTAAGAATGGGCCTTTATAAAAAGTTGCTAACAATTCTGGGCTCATGA
- the galK gene encoding galactokinase, which translates to MFEELDYKALISRTFTELYGSSPAILVRAPGRINLIGEHTDYNNGFVFPAAINREIIFAMSPSTRPETSLFALNINKGALVNHKKLVPKSNPAWTNFFSGVVAGLQQRGFDVPAVNCVFGGDIPNGAGLSSSAALEVGFGTALTQLFGLSVEPWDIIQIAQKAEHEYVGVKCGIMDMFASKMGKKDHAMLLDCRDLTFDYYPLQLEDHSLLLIDTRVKHSLASSEYNTRRLECELGVTVLKKHKPEANSLRDFNSFEVEELADELPENVFRRCRFVTGEIQRTQAAALDLKKGDLRAFGKKMNDTHRGLSSDYEVSCRELDFLAAEAGRFPEEILGARMMGGGFGGCTINIVKKEFEEEFKRHIDLSFTKQFHTAPSFYDISIQGGASVIS; encoded by the coding sequence ATGTTTGAGGAACTTGATTACAAAGCATTAATATCAAGAACATTCACAGAGCTTTACGGCTCAAGTCCAGCCATTCTTGTACGGGCACCTGGCCGGATCAACCTGATCGGCGAGCACACCGACTACAATAATGGCTTTGTGTTTCCTGCTGCAATCAACAGGGAGATTATTTTTGCTATGTCGCCTTCAACCCGGCCCGAAACTTCCCTTTTCGCTTTGAATATTAACAAGGGAGCGCTGGTGAACCACAAGAAGCTGGTGCCAAAGTCCAATCCGGCGTGGACTAACTTTTTTAGCGGCGTGGTGGCTGGGTTGCAGCAGCGAGGTTTCGATGTGCCGGCGGTTAACTGCGTGTTTGGCGGCGACATTCCGAATGGAGCTGGCCTGTCTTCATCAGCGGCCCTTGAGGTTGGTTTTGGAACGGCCCTGACGCAATTGTTTGGGCTGTCTGTTGAGCCCTGGGACATTATTCAGATAGCTCAAAAGGCTGAACACGAATATGTCGGGGTTAAATGTGGCATCATGGACATGTTCGCCAGCAAAATGGGAAAGAAAGACCATGCCATGTTGCTCGACTGCCGGGACTTAACCTTCGACTATTATCCGCTGCAGCTTGAGGATCACAGCCTTTTACTTATCGACACACGGGTGAAGCACTCTCTGGCCAGCTCTGAGTACAATACGAGGCGACTTGAGTGTGAGTTGGGAGTTACGGTTCTTAAAAAGCATAAACCTGAGGCAAACTCCCTTAGAGACTTTAATTCGTTTGAAGTAGAAGAACTGGCTGACGAGCTTCCTGAGAATGTCTTCCGCAGGTGCAGGTTTGTGACGGGGGAAATACAACGTACGCAGGCTGCTGCCCTTGATTTAAAAAAGGGCGATTTGCGGGCGTTCGGAAAAAAAATGAATGATACGCACCGTGGGCTTTCGTCCGACTACGAGGTGAGTTGCCGGGAACTAGATTTTTTAGCCGCTGAAGCGGGCAGGTTTCCCGAAGAGATACTGGGTGCCAGAATGATGGGAGGGGGATTTGGTGGATGCACCATCAACATCGTGAAAAAGGAGTTTGAGGAGGAGTTCAAACGCCACATAGACCTCTCATTTACCAAACAATTCCATACAGCACCTTCCTTCTACGACATTTCAATACAAGGTGGGGCATCAGTGATTTCCTGA
- a CDS encoding DEAD/DEAH box helicase, which translates to MTFENLGLVEPIQKALKAEGYVTPTPIQAQAIPHLLEGRDLLGCAQTGTGKTAAFAIPILQNIYTARTEQRGIKALILTPTRELAIQIDESFAAYGKYTRISHTVIFGGVSQNAQTNALRRGVDVLIATPGRLLDLMNQGFVRLDSIQFFVLDEADRMLDMGFVHDVKKVIAKIPAKRQTLFFSATMPPEIVKLSDSLLTNPVKVEVTPVSSTAEKIEQSLFYVEKRDKKHLLNHILENKSIETALVFTRTKHGADRVVKDLNKEGITAEAIHGNKSQNARQRALTNFKTRKTRVLVATDIAARGIDIDELTHVFNYELPNIPETYVHRIGRTGRAGADGKAISFCEREERPYLKDIQKLIGKTIPVIDEHPFVNATPVPTSSEVYSSRPKSGSSGNSASFKKKWNNNGRPNNNGNRSSDRPQRDSSQSTAMPSRFSRY; encoded by the coding sequence ATGACATTTGAAAATCTAGGGCTTGTTGAGCCCATTCAGAAAGCCCTGAAGGCTGAAGGCTATGTTACGCCTACGCCTATTCAGGCCCAAGCCATCCCACATCTTCTTGAAGGCAGAGACTTACTGGGCTGCGCACAAACAGGCACAGGAAAAACCGCTGCCTTTGCTATTCCTATTTTACAGAACATTTACACTGCGAGAACCGAACAAAGAGGTATCAAAGCGCTTATTCTTACTCCAACGAGGGAATTGGCGATACAGATTGACGAAAGCTTTGCCGCCTATGGCAAGTATACCAGAATCAGCCATACAGTAATATTTGGTGGCGTGTCGCAAAATGCACAAACCAATGCCCTCCGCAGGGGTGTCGACGTTCTTATTGCTACTCCGGGTCGTTTACTTGACCTGATGAACCAGGGTTTTGTTCGCCTCGACAGCATCCAGTTTTTCGTATTGGACGAAGCGGACCGCATGCTCGACATGGGATTTGTGCACGACGTAAAGAAAGTGATCGCCAAAATCCCTGCTAAAAGACAAACGCTTTTCTTCTCGGCCACTATGCCGCCCGAAATTGTAAAGCTGTCAGACAGCCTTCTTACAAATCCGGTAAAAGTAGAGGTTACGCCTGTGTCTTCAACAGCCGAAAAAATAGAGCAGTCGCTCTTCTATGTAGAAAAAAGAGATAAGAAGCACTTGCTGAACCATATCCTGGAAAATAAGAGCATTGAAACAGCGCTGGTTTTCACTAGAACAAAACACGGTGCCGACAGGGTAGTGAAAGACCTTAACAAAGAAGGAATTACTGCCGAAGCCATCCACGGCAACAAGTCGCAGAACGCACGTCAGCGTGCCCTCACCAACTTCAAAACCCGTAAAACAAGGGTGTTGGTGGCTACCGACATTGCCGCCAGAGGTATCGATATCGATGAGCTGACCCACGTATTCAACTACGAGCTACCTAATATTCCAGAGACCTACGTGCACAGAATCGGAAGAACAGGACGTGCAGGAGCAGACGGAAAAGCAATTTCCTTTTGCGAGAGAGAAGAAAGGCCTTATTTGAAGGACATCCAAAAGCTGATAGGAAAGACCATTCCGGTAATTGACGAGCACCCATTTGTGAATGCAACGCCTGTACCTACGTCCAGCGAAGTCTATTCGTCAAGACCCAAGTCTGGTTCCAGCGGCAACTCGGCGTCGTTCAAAAAGAAGTGGAACAACAACGGAAGGCCAAACAATAACGGAAACAGGTCTTCGGACAGGCCGCAGCGGGATTCTTCTCAATCAACTGCGATGCCTTCACGGTTTTCGAGGTATTAA
- a CDS encoding RluA family pseudouridine synthase, producing the protein MKHLAKRDGTILEILGDAYAGTSTTKLRKMLKFANVTLDGEQVRMADTPVKTGQLVNIEKQEKPSLNVKAPFRVIWQDQYIIVCDKPVGLITAGEGITRRPTMHKLVDDYVKDATKGAQSAFPVHRLDKEVSGLVVFAKSEEIQEKLKANWHQFSKKYIAITEKEPNPKKGTISTLLEERGLKMFVATTPGPNTKEAVTYYTYKERIGRYHMVEVELATGKKNQIRVHLGHIGCPIVGDYKYGASNAFKRQIRLMATQLYIKHPITGKDLAFKIEPSTIFTHPKEKSEDYR; encoded by the coding sequence ATGAAGCATTTAGCGAAAAGAGACGGCACCATCCTGGAGATATTGGGCGACGCCTACGCAGGCACTTCCACAACCAAGCTGCGCAAAATGCTCAAGTTTGCCAATGTGACGCTCGACGGGGAGCAGGTTCGAATGGCTGACACGCCTGTCAAGACCGGCCAGCTCGTTAATATTGAAAAGCAGGAGAAGCCCTCTCTTAATGTGAAGGCACCGTTTCGTGTTATTTGGCAGGATCAGTATATTATTGTTTGCGACAAGCCAGTGGGCCTCATCACAGCTGGCGAAGGCATCACACGGCGGCCTACTATGCACAAGCTGGTAGACGACTATGTAAAGGATGCTACCAAAGGTGCGCAGAGCGCCTTTCCTGTGCACAGGCTCGATAAAGAAGTAAGCGGCCTGGTTGTTTTTGCAAAAAGCGAAGAGATACAGGAAAAATTGAAAGCTAACTGGCATCAGTTTTCTAAAAAGTACATAGCCATTACCGAAAAGGAGCCCAACCCCAAAAAAGGCACCATTAGCACGTTGCTTGAGGAAAGAGGCTTGAAGATGTTTGTGGCCACCACACCCGGACCCAATACCAAGGAAGCGGTTACCTATTATACTTATAAGGAGAGGATAGGCAGATACCACATGGTAGAAGTAGAGTTGGCTACTGGCAAGAAAAACCAAATACGGGTACACCTCGGTCATATTGGCTGCCCTATAGTAGGCGACTACAAATATGGGGCGAGTAATGCTTTCAAAAGGCAGATTCGATTAATGGCCACCCAGCTTTACATAAAACACCCGATAACAGGCAAAGATTTAGCTTTCAAAATTGAGCCATCTACGATTTTTACTCACCCAAAGGAGAAAAGTGAGGACTATAGATAG
- a CDS encoding class I SAM-dependent methyltransferase: MQLLFPRHWQDYELIDSGDFQKLERFGKYTLIRPEPQAIWKKKLSDDEWKKQASAVFVRDSAKARKSSREDEGWTYSQKLNHRWPLKYRYKDMQLTMSLQFTSFGHVGVFPEQAENWDFIYDTVKAWPEPGKVLNLFAYTGGSSLAARAAGSEVTHVDAVKNMITWSNDNQQASGLKDIRWVVEDALKFVKREVKRGKQYNGIILDPPAYGRGPDGEKWVIEESLTELMELCSQLLAPRQAFLVLNMYSMGLSALVSANLVESFFQPDNMQFGEFYLPSTSGQRLPLGTFLRFTR, from the coding sequence ATGCAGCTTCTTTTTCCCCGACATTGGCAAGACTATGAACTGATCGATTCTGGCGACTTTCAGAAGCTGGAGCGGTTTGGAAAGTATACGCTCATCCGGCCCGAGCCTCAGGCTATTTGGAAAAAGAAACTGTCGGACGACGAATGGAAAAAGCAGGCATCTGCGGTATTTGTGCGTGACTCAGCGAAGGCGAGGAAGAGCAGCAGAGAAGATGAAGGCTGGACTTATTCACAGAAACTCAATCATCGTTGGCCTTTAAAGTACCGGTACAAAGACATGCAGCTCACCATGTCGCTGCAATTCACGTCTTTCGGGCATGTGGGCGTTTTTCCCGAGCAGGCCGAGAACTGGGACTTTATTTATGACACGGTGAAGGCCTGGCCTGAGCCGGGAAAGGTGCTGAACCTGTTTGCCTACACCGGCGGCTCCTCTTTGGCGGCCAGGGCTGCTGGCAGCGAAGTAACACACGTGGATGCTGTAAAGAACATGATCACGTGGTCCAATGATAACCAGCAAGCCAGTGGTTTGAAGGATATCAGGTGGGTAGTAGAAGACGCCCTGAAGTTTGTGAAAAGGGAAGTGAAGCGGGGCAAGCAATACAATGGCATTATACTCGACCCACCCGCCTATGGCAGGGGCCCCGATGGTGAGAAATGGGTGATTGAAGAGAGTTTGACAGAGCTGATGGAGCTGTGTAGTCAACTGCTGGCACCCCGACAAGCGTTTCTTGTCCTTAATATGTATAGCATGGGGCTTTCGGCATTGGTTTCGGCCAACCTGGTTGAATCATTCTTTCAGCCTGACAATATGCAGTTCGGAGAGTTCTACCTGCCGTCTACGTCAGGGCAAAGGCTGCCTCTGGGAACGTTTTTAAGATTTACACGATAA
- a CDS encoding TrmH family RNA methyltransferase: MILEISSPQNQRIKNLIALQKPRERKEQQAFVIEGVREISLAQQSGYELQEIYLNPNLYQADLHYPISFEHSTTYHLSNAVFSKVAYRESTGGVIAIAATRSLTLAQLPKVANPLYLVLENVEKPGNIGAMLRTADAAGLSGVIVCDPNTDFFNPNVVRSSVGCLFTVPVASASNQDAKDWFASHGITTYAAALTDKAMPYHTFDYKTPSALLLGTEATGLSDFWLREANQQVIIPMKGKIDSMNVSNAAAILIYEALRQRDFG, from the coding sequence ATGATTCTTGAAATATCAAGTCCACAGAACCAACGCATTAAAAACCTGATCGCCCTTCAGAAGCCCAGGGAGCGCAAAGAGCAGCAGGCGTTTGTTATTGAAGGAGTCCGTGAGATCTCGCTCGCCCAGCAAAGTGGCTACGAACTTCAGGAGATCTACCTCAACCCGAACCTGTACCAGGCAGACCTCCACTACCCTATCTCCTTCGAGCATTCTACTACCTACCACCTGAGCAACGCTGTTTTCTCAAAAGTTGCCTACAGAGAAAGTACGGGTGGAGTAATCGCCATCGCTGCCACCAGGTCACTAACCCTGGCCCAATTGCCCAAAGTTGCCAACCCACTTTATCTGGTACTGGAAAATGTGGAAAAGCCTGGCAACATTGGAGCGATGCTTCGGACGGCGGATGCCGCCGGGCTTAGCGGAGTAATCGTGTGCGACCCCAACACCGATTTTTTCAACCCCAATGTGGTCAGGTCAAGCGTAGGTTGTCTTTTCACCGTGCCGGTTGCATCGGCAAGCAATCAGGATGCAAAAGATTGGTTTGCAAGCCACGGCATCACCACCTATGCGGCAGCTTTGACCGACAAAGCCATGCCCTATCACACCTTTGACTACAAGACGCCTTCGGCCTTGCTGCTGGGGACGGAAGCTACCGGCCTCTCCGATTTTTGGCTAAGGGAAGCTAATCAGCAGGTGATCATCCCCATGAAGGGTAAAATCGACTCTATGAACGTTTCGAATGCGGCCGCCATTCTCATCTACGAAGCGCTTCGTCAACGTGATTTTGGCTAA
- a CDS encoding phosphatase PAP2 family protein, translating to MTFFSVGGLVTLILIPKGGIVLLLNQSHNTLGDYFFKYFTHLGDGLVNLIVLIAFLLFSYRLSIVLSVVSIMQLVVSQLSKRVFFPEMMRPKVFFKSGELQFIEGVDIHSKFSFPSGHTVTAFSIATFLVLAFPKSRWMAWAAFGYAFLVGTSRVYLSQHFFMDVYAGALMGTFFTALIFLLISGNDWFQKPGLKAGLLSST from the coding sequence ATGACCTTTTTTTCAGTCGGAGGGCTTGTTACGTTAATTTTAATTCCGAAGGGCGGCATTGTTCTTCTGCTTAATCAAAGCCACAACACGCTGGGAGACTACTTTTTCAAGTACTTTACTCACCTGGGCGATGGTCTTGTTAATTTGATAGTGCTCATTGCCTTTCTTCTTTTTAGCTACCGGCTCAGCATTGTTTTGTCGGTTGTTTCCATCATGCAGCTAGTTGTATCGCAGTTGAGCAAAAGAGTATTTTTTCCAGAGATGATGCGGCCCAAAGTCTTTTTCAAGTCAGGTGAGTTGCAATTTATAGAAGGAGTGGATATTCACAGTAAATTTTCGTTTCCCTCCGGTCATACCGTCACTGCTTTTTCAATTGCTACGTTTCTTGTCCTGGCCTTTCCCAAGAGCCGATGGATGGCTTGGGCGGCATTTGGCTATGCCTTTTTGGTGGGCACTTCCCGTGTATACCTCTCCCAGCATTTCTTTATGGACGTGTATGCTGGTGCTTTGATGGGGACTTTTTTCACGGCCTTGATTTTTTTATTGATCAGTGGGAATGATTGGTTCCAAAAACCCGGTCTGAAGGCAGGGCTGCTTAGCAGTACTTAG
- a CDS encoding pyridoxal phosphate-dependent decarboxylase family protein: MMTPETFRVEAHRLVDWMADFLENIEEYPVKPATKPGDIIKQLPTSPPLQGESFDSLFKDFQSVIMPGITHWQHPHFHAYFPANGSYPSILAEMLTTTLGAQCMIWETSPAAAELEEMVMNWLKEMMALPAAWHGVIQDTASTATLVALLTAREKQSGFRVNDEGFSGTEKYRVYCSSETHSSIEKGAKVAGIGKKNVVKVPVDDLQAMKPDELEAAIKKDIQAGYTPLAVVAAIGTTSTVAVDPLKAIGAVCSKYNVWLHVDAAYAGTALLLPECRWMMEGQELADSFVFNPHKWMFTHFDCTAYFVKDKEALIRTFEILPEYLKTATRGQVNDYRDWGVQLGRRFRALKLWFVIRSFGIDGLQKTLRGHMSCAEDFESKVVNHPDFELILPRSLNVVVFRFKPVNENNLEKLNQLNELLIKTLNTSGKVFLSHTKVKGVYCIRMVLGNTRLEQRHVDEVWAWITDAAKSL, from the coding sequence ATGATGACACCAGAAACCTTTAGAGTGGAAGCCCATCGCCTCGTCGACTGGATGGCAGATTTTCTCGAAAACATTGAGGAATATCCGGTAAAACCCGCCACAAAGCCTGGCGACATTATCAAACAGTTGCCAACCTCCCCACCTTTACAAGGCGAAAGTTTTGACAGCCTCTTCAAAGATTTTCAGAGCGTCATCATGCCGGGAATTACGCATTGGCAGCACCCCCATTTTCATGCCTACTTTCCAGCCAATGGGAGCTATCCCTCTATTTTGGCAGAAATGCTTACCACCACGCTGGGCGCTCAATGCATGATTTGGGAGACCTCACCAGCAGCCGCAGAGTTGGAGGAGATGGTGATGAACTGGCTCAAGGAAATGATGGCATTGCCCGCAGCATGGCACGGGGTCATTCAGGATACCGCCTCCACGGCAACGCTTGTGGCACTCCTAACAGCCAGGGAAAAACAGAGCGGCTTCCGGGTGAACGACGAAGGCTTCAGCGGCACAGAAAAGTACCGGGTATACTGTTCCAGCGAAACCCACTCCTCTATAGAGAAGGGTGCCAAAGTCGCTGGGATAGGAAAGAAAAATGTGGTAAAGGTGCCTGTAGACGACCTGCAGGCGATGAAGCCCGACGAACTGGAAGCGGCTATAAAAAAGGATATTCAGGCGGGATATACGCCGTTAGCAGTGGTGGCTGCTATAGGTACCACCAGTACAGTCGCCGTCGACCCCTTGAAGGCGATTGGCGCTGTTTGCAGTAAATACAATGTGTGGCTACACGTCGATGCCGCTTATGCAGGCACAGCCCTGCTGCTGCCAGAGTGCCGCTGGATGATGGAAGGTCAGGAGTTGGCCGACAGCTTTGTGTTCAATCCGCACAAATGGATGTTTACGCACTTTGACTGCACGGCTTACTTTGTGAAGGACAAGGAAGCGCTTATTCGCACTTTTGAGATCCTGCCCGAATACCTGAAAACTGCCACCCGTGGACAGGTGAACGACTACAGGGATTGGGGCGTGCAACTGGGTCGCCGGTTCAGGGCTTTGAAACTGTGGTTTGTCATCCGCTCCTTTGGCATCGATGGACTGCAAAAGACCTTAAGAGGACACATGTCCTGCGCTGAAGACTTTGAGTCCAAAGTGGTGAACCACCCCGATTTTGAGCTCATCCTGCCTCGATCATTGAATGTAGTGGTCTTCCGTTTTAAGCCAGTAAATGAAAACAATTTAGAAAAGCTCAATCAGCTAAATGAGCTGCTGATAAAAACCCTGAACACCTCGGGGAAAGTCTTCCTCTCCCACACCAAAGTAAAGGGGGTTTATTGCATCAGAATGGTGCTCGGCAACACCAGGCTGGAGCAAAGGCATGTTGACGAAGTGTGGGCATGGATAACTGATGCCGCCAAGTCACTTTAA